The Mariluticola halotolerans nucleotide sequence GACATGTTTGTGGCGGCCGCCTTCAATATCACCTCGATTGTGACCACCACCGGGTTTGCATCGCAGGATTACACCTTGTGGGGGCCTTTGGCGGTCAGCATCTTTCTGCTGGCGACCTTTCTCGGTGGTGCCGCAGGTTCGACCTCAGGCGGCATCAAAACCTACCGGCTGATTATCCTTTTCCAAAGCTTCCGGTCGGCGCTCAAGGAACTGGTTTATCCCCACGGCATCTTCACCGTGCGGTATGGCGATGTGGAGGTATCGAGTTACACCATCCGCTCCGTTGCCTTGTTTACTGCTGCATTTCTGGGGCTTTTGCTGTTCTCGACCATAGCGCTCAGCGCCACCGGCCTTGATCTGCTCACCTCATTTACCGGGGCTTTGACGGCCTTGACCAATGTGGGCCCGGGTCTTGGTGACATTATCGGGCCGGCGGGCAATTTCTCGTCGCTGTCGGACGCCGCCAAATGGATCATGATCATCGCCATGCTTCTGGGCCGCCTTGAAATTTTGACGGTTCTTGTCTTGATCAGCCCGACATTCTGGGGCCGGTGACAGGCGACATCATTGAAGGCGATTTTGCCGGGTTCGAATAAAACTGTTGATCTGGCGACCATTCGCTGTGAAGACCGGGCCTGTACCCCCATGTGAGCGGCCACGTTGGCTGGCTTTTGATTTGTGAGACCGCACCCCCATGACCATCAATTATCTTGTCACCCATTCCGGGGGCTTTCACGCAGACGAGCTATTGTCCTCTGTCATACTCACAAGCCTTTTTCCGCAGGCCGAGCTGAAGCGCACCCGCGACCGGCAATGGCTCGTGCCAGCGGCCGACAGGATCATCTTTGATGTTGGCGGCGATTATGATGCCGAAGCGCAGATTTTTGACCATCATCAGCGGCCCAATCCCTTGCGGGAAGACGAGCAGCCATTCAGTTCTTTTGGTCTGGTCTGGGCCCATTATGGCCGGGCCTATCTGGCGGCAATGGACGTGCCGGCCCATGACATCGACGCGATTCATTCAGCTTTTGACACAAAATTTGTGCTGCCGATCGACCTTTTGGATAATGGGGCGATGGAGCCTTCCATCGCCGGACCGCTGTCGGCTATGACTTTGCCTGCCCTTTTGGGTAGCCTGAAACCTCAGTTTGACGACCCGTCGCCCACGGCAGATGACGACGCATTTTTGGCCGCGTTACCCATTGCGCGCAGCTTTGTTGAAGCCGCGATCCGCAACCTTGCGGCAAAGGCGCGTGCGCAAAGCATCGTTTTGGAGGCTATCGCCAAGGCAGGCCCATCGCCGATCCTCGAACTCCCCATGGGTATGCCCTACCGCTCTGTACTTGATAATGCGGGGGCTGATCACATGCTGTTCGTGGTCAACCCGCGCGGCACGGACTGGACGCTGAACGGCATCAAGCTGTCGAATGACACCTTTGACCAACGCGCCGACCTGCCCGCTGCATGGGCTGGTCTGAGTGACAGCGCGCTGGAAGAAGCAAGCGGCGTCAAAGGCGCCAAGTTCTGCCACAACGCGCGCTTTATCGCCGTGGCCAATTCGCGCGAGGCAATCATGAAGATGGCCGACCTCGCCGTGGAAGCCGCCAAATAAGGGCTGGGTGGTCGGTGACTTGCCTAATGTCAAACCCGCCTGCCGATGGCACCCAGATGTGTGTGGTTGAAAGCGGATGCGTATTTCAGGCCATAGCCGAGGCTCCGGTCGAAGCCGGCATGGGCTGCCAGAACGAGGGCTAATTGCCAAAGCAGGTTGATGCCCAAAAGCCAGCCCGCGCCGCCCAAGAGCACGGGCAAGATGTAACTGTGGAGCGTATTGTAAACCGCTGCACCCACTCTGGCATTGATCGCATAGGCGGCGAAGCTGATATCCGGCGCGAAAAACAGCAGGACAAAGAGCCAGGGATTGCCCCCGAGGATGAAATAGGCCGATGCGGCCGCGATCATGACCGAAAGGCCTTCCAGCCGGAGGACTGCGCGCAAGCTGCCATTCACCGCCCCTGCGGCTGGCGAAATGGCTTTGTCTTTCTGGTTCATCGGCCTTGTCCCTTGTTATCAGTTGCCGCTGCCAGCGCTTTGGCAACGCCATATCCTAGCGCGACGATCACTGAAGCCCAATTCGCGATAAGTGAATAACGCCCATACATTTCCGAAGGGGAAGCGGCGGAAAATCAACGCTGCCCGGACAATCGGGGATAAACAAAAGGGCCATCCAGACGGATGGCCCTCATGAGTTCGCGAAACCTATCGGGCCCGAACAGGTCCGAAGGAGGATGGGTTAAAACGAAGGCTGCTCCATCAAAACCCGCACAACTCCAAGGCCCTTAGATTTCACGGAAATCTCATTAGACATTGGATCACCTCCTTTCAATTGTTGATAACAATCAAGAGTTTTGGTGAGTCTGGGCCTTAGCGCAAGGGAAAAAATGTGCGGGGATCGCGCAGACGGGGTGCGTTTTGCGCTGATCAGGCCCCTTCACGGGAACGATCAAGGATGCGTTTAAGCTCCAGAAGTTCCTTCATGACGCCTGCCAAGCGATCGTAATCTTCCTTGGACAGGCCGGATTCTTCGCCGGCACCGAAGGGCAATGCAACAAGTTCGGAATCGGGGTCGGCAACTGCGACGGGTTCAATCGCACCGGTCTGGCCAATGGCAATGACCTGACGAACACCCTGATCCTTGAGAATTTTCTGGACGCCCTTGATGGTGAAACCACGATCATAGAGCAAGTGACGGATGCCCTTTAAAAGCAGGACATCATCAGGCCGATAATAGCGACGGCCCCCGCCGCGCTTGAGCGGCTTTATATGAGAAAACCGTGTTTCCCAGAAACGCAGGACATGCTGAGGCAGATCCAGCTCTTCGGCGGCCTCGGAGATTGTACGGAAGGCATCCGGTGACTTTTCCACCCTGATTCCCTTGCTAGATTTTCTTTATTTTCCAGCACGTACCATAGATTTGTTGATCTTGGTTTTCAACACGTTGCTCGGTTTGAACACAAGGACTTGCCTTGGCAGGATCGGCACTTCTTCGCCCGTTTTGGGATTTCGGCCAATTCGTTGATTTTTCGAGCGAACCTGGAATGAACCGAAAGAAGAAAGCTTGACGTTCTCGCCTTCAACCAGTGCGTCGCTGATCAATTCCAGCACGCGCTCAACCAATTCAGCTGACTCGGTTCTGGACAGTCCGACTGACTGATAAACCGCTTCAGCAAGATCTGCTCGTGTAACTGTTTTTTGCGCCATTCATTTCCCCGATTGGCAAGAACCGGGCCCCTGCTCCCCCGAGCCAAAAGCTCATCAGGGGACACTAACGCCCTCAACTATCGATGGTCAACGAATGTTACCAGCGAATAAGAGAAGCGCCCCAGGTGAACCCGCCACCCATAGCTTCTATCATCACCAGGTCACCCTTGTTGACACGTCCGTCCTTCACCGCCTCACGAAGGGCCAAAGGAACAGACGCGGCCGAAGTATTGGCGTGTCTATCAACAGTTACAATGGTTTTCTCAGCAGGAATACCCAGTTTTCGGCCTGCAGCGTCAATGATGCGTTTATTCGCCTGGTGTGGAATAAACCAATCGAGATCTTCGCAAGTGTAACCTGCAGATTCCAGAACGTTCTCAACCACATCGGAAATCATGCCAACCGCATGCTTGAAGACTTCGCGGCCTTCCATATGTACATGCCCGGTGGTTTGGGTGCTGGATACCCCGCCATCGACATAAAGCTTCTGCCAGTGGGCGCCGTCAGAACGCAGAGACGAGGCGAGAATGCCCTCCTCTCCCCCTTCCACGCCTTCGAGCACTATCGCGCCCGCGCCATCACCAAAAAGCACACAGGTCGTGCGGTCGGTCCAGTCGAGAATACGGGAAAAAGTTTCAGCGCCAATCACAAGGGCGCGCTTGGCCATGCCGGATTTGATGTAATTATCGGCCGTGGCAACGGCGAAGACGAAGCCGGAACAAACAGCCTGAAGATCGAAGGCGACGCCGTGATGCATGCCCATCTTCTGCTGCACCAGGGTTGCCGTCGCCGGGAATGTCATGTCCGGGGTGGTGGTGGCGACAATGATCAGGTCGATATCGGAAATATCGAAACCGGCGTCGTCGAGCGCTTCACGCGCGGCCTTTACCGCAAGGTCCGAGGTGAACTCACCCTCAGCAGCGACGTGGCGCTGGCGTATGCCGGTGCGCTGAACGATCCACTCGTCCGAGGTATCGACCATTTTGGCCAGATCATCATTGGTCAACAAGCGTTCGGGCAAATAGGAACCCGTGCCGCGCACTATGGATTTAAGACTTGTCACGCCGGCTATGCCTCCGGTTCTTCGATTTTTGAAGCGGTTTCGGACACCGCCGGAAACTGTTCAAGCCCTTCACTGATCTTGTCGATCAAGCGCGAACGCGCCATTTCATAGGCAAGACCCAGAGCAGCGTTGAACCCGATTTCATCGGTGCCGCCGTGGCTTTTGATCACTATGCCATTAAGGCCAAGGAAAACACCACCATTGACGGTGCGCGGATCAAGACGGGTGCGCAACGTGTTCAGCGCCTTGGAGGCCAATAGCGCGCCAAGACGCGACATGAAACTGCCGCGCAGGGCATTGCGGAGATAGGTGCCGACCTGACGGGCGGTGCCTTCCGCTGTTTTCAGCGCGATATTGCCGGTAAAACCTTCGGTGACGACGACGTCGACCGTGCCCTTGCCCAGATCATCGCCTTCCACGAACCCGTGATAAACGAAGTTGGTGCCGCTGGCTTCGGTGAGAATGCGGGCCGCGCCGCGGACCGGCTCGAGACCCTTGACCTCTTCAGTGCCCACATTCAGCAGGCCAATCGTGGGCTTGTCGCGCCCCAAAAGCGCGCGGGCCATGGCCGCGCCGAGAATGGAGAAATCCACCAATTGCTGGGCATCGCCCCCAACGGTTGCGCCTACATCGAGCACGATAATATCGGAACGCAGGGTTGGCCAGATCGCCGCGATGGCGGGGCGGGAAATGCCCTGCATCGGTCGCAGGCAGAATGTGGCCATGGCCATCAACGCGCCGGTATTGCCGCCAGAGACCGCAATATCAGCGTCGCCATCCTTGACCGACTGGATGGCCGACCACATGGATGAACTGTCCCGCCCCTTGCGCAGGGCCTGGCTGGGTTTGTCATCCATGCTGATGACAACTTCGCAATCCTTGATGGATGAAACCGGCTTTAACTGCGGGAATTCTTTCAGCAGGGGGGCAAGAACGTCCTGCTGTCCATGGAAAACGAATGCAATATCGGGATGCGCGCGCAAGGCGAGCTGCGCACCATGAAGGACGATACGCGGGCCGTTGTCCCCGCCCATAGCGTCCACAGAAATCCTGATTGTACTGCTCATTTCCGCCTATCAGTTTGGGTAACGGCGCGGCCGCTGCCCGCCAGTCCAATCATGTGCATGGCATTGACCTTGTCTCTACACCGGGACCGTGGCTGGCTCAATCCCTTGTTGATTTTAGGTGTTTAAGGCTGGCAAAGGGTGATGTGCTCTCCTCGGGGGCTTCCGCCGCCATATCGGGCAATGCTGCATCCGGTGCCCGTGGGTATGGATCGATGGCGAGTGCCAGATGTTCCATCAGAAAATCGGTGAAATCGACCTCCTGACCGCCAAAATAGTCCGGCAGATCATCACCTTCCAGATCAACAAAGACTTCGACGCCGGGTGCTGCGACCTCGCCGCTTTCGTCGCCATGCAGGAAAATGCGCTGCATTTCTTCGTGGATATTCTGGTGAACGGGCACAAACGTGACCACACAAAGCTGGGTAATTTCTGCATCCAGATACCCTTTTACCTGAATGCCACCACGGATCGGCAACAGGTCGAGATGGGCCGAGAACGCTTCAACTGATTCGATATTGAGGCGTTCCGTCATCCGGGCGCGCTGTTCCGGTGTGGATTTTACCTCAAGCGCACGCCCCCTTGCGGGAAGATTGTCGAAGCGCACGGCGGCGTCCACAATCGGTGCTTCTTTTTTGTTGGCGCTCATGCTGCGGCTCCAGCTTTCAGATTGCCGGCCTTGATTTCCGCAAGCGGTTGTTTGTCGAGTTCCGCGGCGAATTCAAACAGATAGCCTGCCAGCTTGACGGCTTCATCCGGCTTGCCTTCGTCGAAGACGTTGCGGTTGATGGTTGCGGCCAAGCCAGACTGATCATCAGAATCGAGGGAAAATGTGACTTTTTCCAGCAAACCGTAGAAAAGATTGCCCATTTTCTCGATTTTTTTCGGCACACCGACATCGCTCACCCCCAGTTCGCGCAAGGACCGGTCCATGTCCTTGAAAAACAGGTCGAACAGGTCCTGTGCGAAATCCTTGCTTTCACCTGGTGCCGGGCGCAGACGGCGAAACAGAACGCACATATGCAGGCTGATCATGTCAAAACGTCCGGTGACCGTATCGGGCACCGCCCAGTCGGCATAGAAATGCGTTTGCCGGGATTGCGCCACAATGGCGTTATAGACGGCGTAGAGCTGCCCCTCGGGGGTGGATGTTTTTTTGAATGGCCAAATCATCTTGCGGCTGCTCGTTGTGTTCGGATATGCCCAACCTAACGGCAGGACGCGGGATTGCCAACTTGCCAGAACGGCCCATTGGCGGCTACACATCGTCGCGAGCCGGTTGGTATTGCGGGCCTATAGTCGAGAGCGAGCGGAGAAGTCAATTCCATGTCATTGCGTCATATTCGTGGACACCTGTTGCCCCTGGCCGCTGCCGCCGTTATTGGCCTGACGCTATCGGGTTGCAGTGGGTTCACCTCGTCCCGCACCCAGGGCTATGCACTTTCCGAAAGCGCGCTGAAACAGATTCGTCCTGGCCAGAGCGAGGATCTCGTGATTGCTGTGCTGGGGTCGCCGCAGACCAAAGGCGCATTTGGTGACGAAACAGCCTTCTATTATATCGAAACCAAGGTGGAAGAGACCGCTTTTGGCTGGCAAACGGTCAAACAGCGCACGGTGCTGGCGATCTATTTCGACAAGAACCGTCGCGTCACGGACAAGGCTGTTTACGGGCTGGAAGATGGCAAGCTGATTACGCTTGAAACCCGCCGCACGCCGTCCTTTGGTGAAGATCGCACCTTTGTGGAATCGATCATCTCCTCGTTCTGATTGATCATCGGTTGGTGGAGGTGTTTTATGCGCCTCCCCTCAACCAGAGTGCATCGATGGACCTTATCCTGCGCTTGTCGAGGTATAGCTGGCGCACGACCTGCCGTCCCTCATGGTTCGACAGATTGACCCGGCGGGATATGAGCGCACAGCTCCGGGCTTGAGTTTGCCTTTGCCCCGCCCTATTCGGCCGGTTCGACCTTGCGCCCATGCCAATCGCCCCACGCCAGAAGCGCAATCGCGCCGGTGGCGATGGGAATGGCCAGCACGTTGATAGATTGCCAGCCCAGATTTTGCAGCAGCAGGCCGGAACTGATTGAGGCGATGGCCATGACACCGAACACCAATTGTTCGTTCAACGCCTGCACACGGGCCGCATCTTCCGGACGGTAACCGGCGGCCAGCAAGGTTGTGGAACCAATAAAGCCGAAATTCCAGCCCAGCCCCAGCAGAATCAAGGCCAGATCGAAATGCCAAAGACTGGTGCCGTTCAGTGCAATCAACGAACAGCCCAAAATCAATGTGAGGCCAATGCCGGTGGTCGCACGGGCACCGATACGGGCAATGATGGCGCCGGTGAAAAAGCTCGGCGCAAACATGGAAATGATATGCCACTGGATAGCGGTGGTTGCCGCATCCTTGGAGTGACCGCAAACCACCACCATCGCCAATGGTGCGGCAACCATGACAAAGGTCATCAGACCATAGCTGGCCATGCCGGAAATAACCGGCACGAAAACGTCCGGCGACCCGGCAATGTCGCGGAAACGGCGTGGCGTAGCCGTATTGGTTTTCAGCGTCGCGCGCGCCAGATTGGTCTGGGTGAGAATGGCCACACCGATCAGCGCCAGGCCGGCCATGGCGAGGAATGAGCCGGCATATTCGGCACCAGGTAGCCATTCGCGGCCCCAGCGCGACATCGTGGGTCCGAGAATGCCGGCGACAACCCCGCCGGCCAGCACCCAGGATATGGCTTTTCCCTTCATCTCAGCCGGCACACTGTCAGCCGCCGCAAAACGATATTGCTGGCCAAAGGCTGCGGCCGTGCCGCCTGTGGCGAGCGCCACGCAAAACAAGGGGAATGAGCTGACAATAATGGCCATGGCGGCCAGCAGCCCGGCGAGGATGGAAATCAACGCACCGAGAATAAAGGCGCGTTTGCGCCCAAGGCGGTGCACAAGAAACGCAGATGGGCCAGCAGAAATGGCGAGCCCGAGCACCATGGCGGTCGTGGGCACGGTAGCAAGGGAAGGATCCGGCGCGAGGGTGACGCCCACCAGCGCACCAACAGACATGATAAGCGCCTGTTGTGAGCCAACAATCGCCTGGCTGGCGGAAAGCAGGGCGATGTTTTTCATTGGGGCGGCTGCACCAATTTCCGAAGTCGTTGCCATGCTGTTCCCCTGGAAATCGGGAGATCCGCGCCTTATTCGGGCCGCGGGGCCGCGTTGTTTTTTGCTATTGTGTCCAGAACGCCGTTGACCATGCCTGCCGCCTCGTCATCGAAAAACGCCTTGGCTACGTCAACATATTCAGTGATGACGACTTTCACCGGAATGTCAGGTTTCTTCAAGAGCTCAAATGCCGCGGCACGGAGAATAGCGCGCATGGTCGCCTCAATGCGGGCAACGGGCCAACCCTCGGCAAGGGTTTTGTCGAGCAAGGGATCAATCTCGAGTTGCGCCTTGATCACGCCGCCGACAATCTGGCGGAAGAAATCGGTGTCAGCGGGCAGATATTCATCGCCTTCAACCTCTTTGCCGAGATGAATGGCCGCAAACTGGGTAAGCGTGTCTTCCAGGGAAACGTTGCCGATTTCCATCTGATAAAGCGCCTGCACGGCGGCCAGCCGCGCGGCACCCCGCTTGTTGGCAGGACGGATCGACGGCGTAGCCGTGGGAGTATCTTTCGCCATGATTTCTTCTGCCTTGCCTATACGTCGTCTTCGGACGCGCTGATTTCCTCTGCTTCACCCAATTCCGTCAAAAACGACCGGAAATCATTGGCTGCAGAGAAGTTTTTGTAAACTGAAGCGAACCGAACGAACGCCACATCATCAAGCCCTTTAAGGCCTTCCATGACGAATTCGCCGATCTGCTCAGAGGTGATTTCGACATCGCCCAGGCTTTCCAGCTGGCGCACGACGCCGGAGATCATGCGTTCGGCGCGCTCGGGTTCCACGGCGCGCTTGCGCAATGCAGTGGTGACCGAGCGGGCCAGTTTTTCGCGATCGAATGGCACTTTCCGACCCGATTTCTTGACGACGATCAGATCGCGCAATTGCACACGTTCAAATGTCGTGAACCGCCCCCCGCACGCATTGCAGATACGGCGGCGCCTAATGGCCGCCGAATCTTCTGTGGGGCGACTGTCCTTGACCTGGGTATCGTCATTTCCGCAATAAGGGCAGCGCATCTGCTTTGTCGGCCTTCGTATTAGCTGTAGATCGGGAAGGATGCCGTCAGCGCTTCAACTTTCGCGCGTACCGCAGATTCTACCGCGCCATTATTGTCTTCACCGTTAGCGGCCAGACCGTCAAGCACTTCAACCATCAGCTCGCCCACCTGCTGGAACTCGGCTTCCTTGAAGCCGCGTGAGGTCGCAGCCGGTGTACCTACCCGGATGCCCGAGGTGATGGCCGGCTTTTCCGGATCAAAAGGCACAGCGTTCTTGTTGCAGGTAATGAATGCCCGCTCCAGCGCCTGCTCTGTTGCCTTGCCGGTTACGCCCTTGGGCCGCAGGTCGACAAGCATCAGGTGATTGTCGGTACCGCCGGTGACAATATCCACGCCGCCCTTGATCAGGGTTTCGGCAAGCGTGTTGGCATTGGCCACAACCTGCTTGGCATAGTCCTTGAATTCCGGCGACAGCGCTTCCTTGAACGCCACAGCCTTCGCCGCGATCACATGCATCAGCGGCCCGCCCTGAATGCCGGGGAATATCGCTGAATTGATTTTCTTGGCGATCGCTTCATCGCTGGTCAGGATCATGCCGCCGCGCGGGCCACGCAGGGTTTTATGTGTCGTGGTTGTGGCGACATGCGCGTGGGGGAACGGGCTGGGGTAAACACCACCGGCCACAAGCCCGGCCACATGAGCCATATCGACAAACAGGATGGCTCCTACTTCGTCTGCGATGGCGCGGAATTCGGCCCAGTCCATGATGCGGGAGTAGGCAGAGAAGCCCGCCACAATCATTTTAGGCTGATGTTCCTTGGCCAGCGAACGCACCTGATCCATATCGACCCGGCCGTCCTGCTTGCGGACGCCATACTGGATGGCATTGAACCACTTGCCGGACTGGTTGGGCTTCGCACCGTGGGTCAGGTGACCACCGGCATCCAGGCTCATGCCGAGAATGGTATCACCGGGTTGAATCAGTGCCTGATAGACACCCTGATTGGCCTGCGATCCGGAATTGGGCTGCACATTGGCAAAGTCGCAGCCGAACAATTGTTTGGCGCGCTCAATGGCAAGGCTTTCGGCGATATCGACATATTGGCAACCGCCATAATAGCGACGCCCGGGATAACCTTCGGCGTATTTGTTGGTCAGCACAGAGCCCTGCGCTTCAAGCACCGCCTTTGATACAATATTCTCAGAAGCAATCAGCTCAATTTCGCTCTGCTGGCGCTTGAGTTCCTTAGCGATCGAATCGGCGATTTCTGGATCGCTTTCGGCTACAGATTGCGTGAAAAAACCGGGGAAGGCAGTGGCGCTCATGGCGGTCCCTGTGCTGCTGTTGGAAATCTGGTGAATGGGCCCTTATCGCTTAGCACAAGGGGTGTGCAGATTCCAAGCTTGTATCAGCCCTGGCTTTCACGTTCCATGCGGCGTTTCAGCTTGGCCAAAGCGACCTGCTGCATTTGCAGACGGGGAGAATTGGCGGGGGTTATGATAATGACTTCGGTGCCCGTGGCCGCATGGATGGCAGCGACCCGCATTTGCGGGCCGACGCGTGTGAATTCAAACAGGACTTCGCCCGGCACAATGTTCTGGCTACCGCTCAACATGCCCCCTATCAGGCGTCGTCGAAGGTGACCTTGCCTGCCTTGTCGTACTCATAAACGTCTTCACGGAAGCTTACGGTACCCTGACGGTTTGCCCAAGCCGAAATGTAAGTGGTGTGGATTGGCACAGGGTTCTTGATGGCAACATCAACGCGTTCGCCCGAATTGAACATGGCTTCAACGCCCGTCACATCCCAATCGCCATTATCACGCAACAACCAGGCGACCAGCGCGTCCACATCCTCAACGCGCACGCAACCCGAGGAGTGGAAGCGACGGTTTTCACCAAACAGGCTCTTGGTGGGCGTGTCATGCAGGTAAACATTGTGCTTGTTGTAGAAGTTGATCTTGACGTGACCCATCGAGTTCTCGCCACCAGGATCCTGACGGAACGCGTAGTTCACCGCGTCGTCGGTCGACCAATCGATATCGGTCGGGCTCAATTCATTGCCGCCGCCGTCAAAAATGCGGATGCGATAATTGGCGAGATAATTGGGATCCTCATTCATATACTTGATGAGATCGCGACGGATGATGCTCTTTGGCACATGCCAATAGGGATTAAAATTGATCTCGTGGACCTTGGAATGCAGGATCGGCGTCTGCCGGTCGATACGCCCGACGACAGCAGTGTGCCGACGCGCAACGAGACCTGCATCGATAGCCTCAATTGTGGCGGCGGGAATGTTGACCACCACATAGCGGTCCGACAGTTCGGCGGAAATCGCTTCAACCCGCATCGCATTGAGGCGCAGCTGCTGCAAACGGTAATCGGCGGGCACATTGAGCGCGAAGAAGGTTTCTGCATCGACCTTGCCCGAAACCAGCAGGCCGTGACGGGCCTGGAACTGACGCAAGCCGGCATCGAGATATTCGTCAAAGATATCTTTCTTGCTTTGCTGCTCGGCGGGCACATCGCCGCTCATGATCAGTCGATCACGCAAACGGCTGACCGAACGGCGGTCGACACCGGCCACAAGGCCGAAAATGTCGCGCGGCATCTGTTCCCAGCCGCCTGCAGCCATAATCTGCTCATACTGCATGATGGCCAGCTGGAGATTGTGCGCGGTATCCACCGAAAGGATCGGTTCCACGGTGTCGATTGCGTCCAGCGCTGCAACTGTATTGCCCTCGCGGTCCGTATTTCGCAGCACCCTGTTGCGGGCAAATGTATCAAAAATGGAGTCCTGCGCCCGTGCGGCAGCCGGAACGGCAAGGGTCGCGCCCAACATCGTCATGCCCTGAATCACTTGACGCCGTGAGGGGTGAATAGACCGTTTTTGCCGCATGTAAGTCACCTATTCTCCATGGTGATAGACCAGATTTCGCTGTTGTTTATCATCATGCAAGTCCCACCACAACGCCAGTAAAGTCGCTGTGAGGGCAGGCAATACCGAAGCTTTGCTTGCCAGAGCCAGAATCGACAACATCACGCATAACTGACGGCGCTAGAAGTGATTTGCGGCACAAATAAGAAACGCCGGCACTGAGGCCGGCGTCTTATTTCTACTGTGATCAAAAGATCACAGTTACGTGCAAGCCAAAATCAGAGCTTGTAGAGAATCTGATCGACCCAGAAGCGCTCGAGACGGGCCAGAGCGGTGTTCAGCCCGGCAAATTCCTCATCACCCAGACCACCGACCTTGTCGATCGATTTCAGGTGACGGTCATAGAGTTCGTCGATGACTTCAGCCACTTCCTCGCCCTTGGGGGTGAGACGGATACGGACCGAGCGCCGGTCAGCGCGGGAGCGTTCCTGAAAAATGTAGCCGGTATCGACAAGCTTCTTCAAATTATAGGATACATTTGAACCGAGATAGTAACCACGGGACCGCAATTCGCCCGCTGTCAATTCGCTGTCGCCGATGTTGAACATCATCAGCGCCTGAACCGGGTTAATATCGTCCCAGCCCATGCGATCAAACTCGTCCTTGATCAGGTCCAAAAGTCGACGATGAAGGCGCTCAACGCGCGACACCGCTTCTAGATATAGCGGCTTGAGACCCTGCGGCCTCTCGCCTGCA carries:
- the ldtR gene encoding transcriptional regulator LdtR, whose translation is MNSKSNAAVAVAGERPQGLKPLYLEAVSRVERLHRRLLDLIKDEFDRMGWDDINPVQALMMFNIGDSELTAGELRSRGYYLGSNVSYNLKKLVDTGYIFQERSRADRRSVRIRLTPKGEEVAEVIDELYDRHLKSIDKVGGLGDEEFAGLNTALARLERFWVDQILYKL
- the glyA gene encoding serine hydroxymethyltransferase; translation: MSATAFPGFFTQSVAESDPEIADSIAKELKRQQSEIELIASENIVSKAVLEAQGSVLTNKYAEGYPGRRYYGGCQYVDIAESLAIERAKQLFGCDFANVQPNSGSQANQGVYQALIQPGDTILGMSLDAGGHLTHGAKPNQSGKWFNAIQYGVRKQDGRVDMDQVRSLAKEHQPKMIVAGFSAYSRIMDWAEFRAIADEVGAILFVDMAHVAGLVAGGVYPSPFPHAHVATTTTHKTLRGPRGGMILTSDEAIAKKINSAIFPGIQGGPLMHVIAAKAVAFKEALSPEFKDYAKQVVANANTLAETLIKGGVDIVTGGTDNHLMLVDLRPKGVTGKATEQALERAFITCNKNAVPFDPEKPAITSGIRVGTPAATSRGFKEAEFQQVGELMVEVLDGLAANGEDNNGAVESAVRAKVEALTASFPIYS
- a CDS encoding L,D-transpeptidase family protein, which produces MTMLGATLAVPAAARAQDSIFDTFARNRVLRNTDREGNTVAALDAIDTVEPILSVDTAHNLQLAIMQYEQIMAAGGWEQMPRDIFGLVAGVDRRSVSRLRDRLIMSGDVPAEQQSKKDIFDEYLDAGLRQFQARHGLLVSGKVDAETFFALNVPADYRLQQLRLNAMRVEAISAELSDRYVVVNIPAATIEAIDAGLVARRHTAVVGRIDRQTPILHSKVHEINFNPYWHVPKSIIRRDLIKYMNEDPNYLANYRIRIFDGGGNELSPTDIDWSTDDAVNYAFRQDPGGENSMGHVKINFYNKHNVYLHDTPTKSLFGENRRFHSSGCVRVEDVDALVAWLLRDNGDWDVTGVEAMFNSGERVDVAIKNPVPIHTTYISAWANRQGTVSFREDVYEYDKAGKVTFDDA
- the nusB gene encoding transcription antitermination factor NusB, which produces MAKDTPTATPSIRPANKRGAARLAAVQALYQMEIGNVSLEDTLTQFAAIHLGKEVEGDEYLPADTDFFRQIVGGVIKAQLEIDPLLDKTLAEGWPVARIEATMRAILRAAAFELLKKPDIPVKVVITEYVDVAKAFFDDEAAGMVNGVLDTIAKNNAAPRPE
- the nrdR gene encoding transcriptional regulator NrdR; amino-acid sequence: MRCPYCGNDDTQVKDSRPTEDSAAIRRRRICNACGGRFTTFERVQLRDLIVVKKSGRKVPFDREKLARSVTTALRKRAVEPERAERMISGVVRQLESLGDVEITSEQIGEFVMEGLKGLDDVAFVRFASVYKNFSAANDFRSFLTELGEAEEISASEDDV
- a CDS encoding DUF6898 family protein, which produces MLSGSQNIVPGEVLFEFTRVGPQMRVAAIHAATGTEVIIITPANSPRLQMQQVALAKLKRRMERESQG